A window of the Plasmodium knowlesi strain H genome assembly, chromosome: 2 genome harbors these coding sequences:
- a CDS encoding vacuolar protein sorting-associated protein VTA1, putative: MEMQGEEDGGGGKKISMKSIQFIWKKAQELERDHLLVSFLCTLYIVEELNDYVKSNSTDIEAKDVFLQCLEKAEQMRLSLGAVDYTKLGDFCRKLFLAADRHDRQAEITKKTLQMFFTSQIFYEILNHFQKLDDDEKKKYLYAKYKTVYLKKCFDNGIKPEPGSPRNEGGETPSPEASGDGGAPNKETTLEDYTENLDSSRGMQKFELEAYKAQQNGVDFAASLKHAQYAVNALLFEDLDTAKRELRQALSHLEQ, translated from the exons ATGGAAATGCAGGGGGAGGAAGACGGGGGgggaggcaaaaaaatatctaTGAAGTCTATTCAGTTCATATGGAAAAAGGCGCAGGAGTTGGAAAGAGACCATTTGCTAG TTTCCTTTCTGTGCACCCTGTACATCGTGGAGGAGCTCAACGACTACGTAAAGAGCAATAGCACCGATATAG AGGCAAAAGATGTCTTCCTGCAATGTCTAGAAAAGGCTGAACAAATGCGCTTATCTTTAGGCGCAGTGGACTACACGAAGTTAGGCGATTTTTGCAGAA AGCTATTCCTAGCGGCTGATCGGCACGACAGACAGGcagaaataacaaaaaaaacgttgCAGATGTTTTTCACGTCTCAAATATTTTACGAAATTTTAAATCACTTCCAAAAATTAGACGacgatgagaagaaaaaatatttgtatgcCAAGTACAAAACGGTTTATTTGAAGAAATGCTTTGACAATGGAATAAAACCGGAGCCCGGTTCTCCGCGGAATGAGGGGGGCGAGACACCTTCGCCAG AGGCATCCGGTGATGGAGGAGCCCCAAACAAGGAAACCACTCTAGAGGATTACACGGAAAACTTGGACAGTTCAAGGGGCATGCAGAAGTTTGAGTTGg AGGCCTACAAAGCACAACAGAACGGAGTTGATTTTGCCGCGAGCTTGAAGCATGCACAGTATGCTGTTAATG CCCTTCTGTTTGAAGACCTCGACACGGCCAAGAGGGAATTGCGCCAAGCCCTTTCACACCTGGAACAGTGA
- a CDS encoding aspartate--tRNA ligase, putative: MQKYCFSLLRKFYRVQKYVSAKEGRSTPAGIARIRTKNRQSLTFCKSIMEGGTKEMNDKEGNHVVNAADEVSDKKKEKKAKKLAEKEKKLAKKAERENLKNEATKILEHVCEDIEKDNYGFVKVSKIKENKDDIKLLNLEEIYYTLMKVAGNATVDNGKREDTSTPSVVAESGKEHLLQGDIWVRGRIHDIRSKGSLAFIILRQKLYSMQCILDIKNNDNDKNMMKWVSNLPLESIVDIYGKLTKPEVPIDSTNIKYEVHIKKIFCISKTTKELPFLLKDANMKETNEEGSIKVNQDNRLNNRCIDLRTYANYSIFCLQSQICTLFKNFLLKNNFIEIHTPKLLGESSEGGANAFQINYFNQKGFLAQSPQLYKQMCINSGFDRVFEVAPVFRAENSNTYRHLCEYVSLDIEMTYKYDFLENVFFYDSLFKHIFTELTKGEKSEMLIKTVKGQYPCEDFQWLEVTPIFTYEEAIKMLIQHNKLDLKDEDILSYDMSTDMEKELGKIVKASHHTDYYIIINFPSALRPFYTMYKEDNPAISNSYDFFMRGEEILSGSQRISDVNLLLENIKRFNLDASKLNFYIDSFAYSSYPHSGCGIGLERVLMLFLGLNNIRKTSLFPRDPKRLIP, from the coding sequence ATGCAAAAGTATTGCTTCTCTCTTCTGAGGAAATTCTACCGAGTGCAAAAGTACGTATCGGCAAAGGAGGGTCGTTCCACACCCGCTGGAATAGCTAGAATTCGAACTAAAAATCGACAAAGTTTAACTTTCTGTAAAAGCATAATGGAAGGGGGAACAAAAGAGATGAACGATAAGGAGGGGAACCACGTGGTGAACGCAGCTGACGAAGTGAGtgataagaaaaaggagaaaaaagcaaaaaaattagcagagaaagagaagaagctAGCCAAGAAGGCAGAAAGGGAGAacctaaaaaatgaagcaaccAAAATTTTGGAGCACGTCTGTGAGGATATAGAAAAGGACAACTATGGATTTGTTAAAGTtagcaaaataaaggaaaataaagacGACATAAAGTTGCTGAATTTGGAAGAAATATACTACACATTGATGAAGGTAGCAGGAAATGCGACTGTAGataatggaaaaagggaagacacATCTACCCCCTCTGTAGTAGCGGAGTCCGGTAAGGAGCATCTACTCCAAGGTGATATCTGGGTTAGAGGGAGAATCCATGATATCAGGAGCAAAGGCTCGTTAGCCTTCATAATTTTGAGACAAAAGCTGTACTCCATGCAGTGTATACtagacataaaaaataacgacaACGACAAGAACATGATGAAGTGGGTAAGCAACCTTCCACTGGAGTCCATCGTAGATATATATGGAAAATTAACAAAGCCAGAAGTACCAATCGATAGCACCAATATAAAGTATGaagtacacataaaaaaaatattttgcataagcaAGACGACAAAGGAGTTGCCGTTTTTGTTGAAGGACGCAAATATGAAAGAAAcaaatgaggaaggaagTATTAAAGTTAATCAAGACAATCGGTTAAACAACAGATGTATCGACTTGAGGACTTATGCAAATTATAGTATCTTCTGTCTGCAGTCACAAATCTGCACCCTTTTTAAGAATTTTTtactaaaaaataatttcatcgAAATACATACTCCTAAATTGCTAGGCGAAAGCAGTGAAGGAGGAGCCAACGCTTTTCAAATTAACTATTTCAATCAGAAAGGTTTCCTTGCACAATCCCCTCAACTGTACAAACAAATGTGTATTAACTCCGGATTTGATAGGGTATTTGAGGTGGCCCCAGTTTTTCGAGCGGAAAATAGTAACACCTATAGACACCTCTGTGAATACGTATCCTTAGACATAGAAATGACCTACAAATATGACTTTTTGGAAAACGTCTTTTTCTACGATTCATTATTTAAACATATTTTCACTGAGTTAACAAAAGGTGAGAAGAGCGAAATGCTTATTAAGACTGTAAAGGGCCAATACCCATGTGAAGATTTTCAATGGCTAGAGGTGACTCCAATTTTTACTTACGAAGAAGCTATAAAAATGCTAATACAACATAATAAACTCGATTTGAAAGACGAAGATATTTTATCCTACGATATGTCCACTGACATGGAAAAGGAATtaggaaaaattgttaaagCCTCTCATCATACCGATTACTACATCATAATTAACTTCCCGTCAGCGTTGAGACCTTTTTATACTATGTACAAGGAAGACAATCCAGCCATCTCCAATTCGTATGATTTTTTTATGAGGGGGGAGGAGATTTTGTCTGGGTCGCAACGAATTAGCGATGTAAATCTATTGCTGGAAAATATCAAGCGCTTTAACTTGGACGCGagcaaattaaatttttacatCGACTCATTTGCCTACTCGTCCTACCCACACTCTGGCTGCGGCATTGGCCTCGAGCGCGTCCTCATGCTCTTCCTGGGTTTGAACAATATCCGCAAGACGTCGCTCTTCCCGCGGGACCCGAAGCGACTCATCCCATGA
- a CDS encoding seipin domain-containing protein, putative: MLNRGLDAAHPVGGREEEQANNVNSVENRDEENEDENNDGENKVQNCDEVKKENSKSEDSATEMDELCSVAKARARPGGRLRDVKLFCKMKKKYLYLKRMNYLSYTYQRMKRKNRKHGEGPSNTTWKGINRLANCGYKTYAKVKAHLRSAFPNVNVKHCLYVLAMYLLINVAMFVLSLLLYFFLYFYLIPQNKYVYPVELSLSKSPIDEYLRRERCEHAGGCNSVDHNEDSTVERATFNQKNTMGEPHETYLQHLKSLQSEILSSIKRKDTCCCQNRWKNTTMDKYPFFGKGENNPKRGEKMHHFDNEMEYAYLQNNILTGQVNFQKWGGKNNWHNDHNIFHFFIPFLKKKEISKLKIKEGYKVDILLNLSYMNNDYNDKLNFIQLQTEVLDTNGDILFRNEKLHINNRNYDFINKLHLFFNTPFYFFNVLNRRKMEICLVDGYQYGPHFGKINIYLYPPMQIYEAYIVVLVYVNFVYYYMYNYPFLFFYVFVFVLSALLIFVNTILFVLGVLCYYLFG; this comes from the coding sequence atgctAAACCGAGGATTGGACGCTGCACACCCCGTGGGgggaagggaggaagagCAAGCGAACAACGTGAACTCAGTAGAAAACCGTGATGAGGAGAACGAAGACGAGAACAATGATGGGGAGAACAAAGTACAAAACTGCGATGAAGTGAAGAAAGAGAACTCCAAGTCCGAGGACTCGGCAACCGAAATGGATGAATTGTGCTCCGTGGCTAAGGCAAGGGCACGCCCCGGCGGACGCCTCAGAGACGTCAAACTGttttgcaaaatgaagaagaagtacTTGTACCTTAAGCGGATGAATTACCTGTCGTACACGTACCAGAGAATGAAgcggaaaaacagaaagCACGGGGAGGGCCCGTCCAACACCACATGGAAAGGCATAAATCGCTTGGCGAACTGTGGGTACAAAACCTACGCTAAGGTGAAGGCTCACCTGAGAAGTGCCTTCCCCAATGTGAATGTTAAGCACTGTCTGTATGTGCTTGCAATGTACCTGCTAATAAACGTGGCGATGTTTGTTTTGTCTCTGctcctctatttttttttatatttttatttaatccCCCAGAATAAGTATGTGTACCCGGTCGAGTTGTCTCTTTCTAAAAGTCCCATAGATGAGTACTTGCGTAGGGAGCGCTGTGAGCACGCGGGGGGGTGCAATAGCGTGGATCATAACGAGGACAGCACCGTGGAAAGAGCCACGTTTAACCAGAAAAACACCATGGGTGAGCCGCACGAAACGTACCTGCAGCATTTAAAGTCGCTCCAAAGCGAAATTTTAAGCAGCATAAAGAGGAAGGACACATGCTGTTGCCAGAACAGATGGAAAAACACAACTATGGACAAGTATCCATTTTTtggcaaaggagaaaataatccaaaaagaggggaaaaaatgcaccaCTTTGATAACGAAATGGAGTATGcatatttgcaaaataatatattaacaGGTCAGGtgaattttcaaaaatggggaGGCAAAAATAATTGGCACAACgatcataatatttttcattttttcattccttttttaaagaagaaagaaattagcaaattgaaaataaaagaaggatacAAAGTCGACATTCTTTTGAACCTGTCCTACATGAACAATGACTACAACGACAAATTAAATTTTATCCAATTGCAGACGGAGGTACTTGACACGAATGGGGATATCCTTTTTCGAAACGAAAAGCTACACATAAACAATAGAAATTATGATTTCATAAACAAactgcatttattttttaacacccctttttatttcttcaatgTTCTTAATcggagaaaaatggaaatctGCCTAGTTGATGGATACCAATATGGTCCCCATTTTGGGAAAATCAACATTTATCTGTATCCCCCCATGCAGATTTATGAAGCCTATATAGTCGTGCTTGTGTACGTCAATTTTGTATACTACTACATGTATAATTAtccctttctctttttttacgtgtttGTTTTTGTGTTGAGTGCCTTACTCATTTTCGTTAACACGATCCTCTTTGTGTTGGGAGTCCTGTGCTACTACTTGTTCGGCTG